The Lachnospiraceae bacterium KM106-2 nucleotide sequence AGCGTGCAGGTGTCTCAAGAATGACGTATTATAAATACTTTACTTCTACAGAGGAAGTGCTTGAAGATTATTTATATGAAATGGTTAAAAAATATATTCGAGAAATCAGCGAGAGAGAGGATGTCGGGCATTTTCATGATTATGTCCGAATTCAGTATAGTTTTGCATTCTTTGGTGAATACCATGAATTCTTTGAAATACTGCTAAAGTCTAACTTATATTCCATCATCATCAATGCAGTGAATCAATTTATGGAGGAATTTGTGTTAAAGCAAGTCAATCACACCAAATATGAACTATATTATTATGCGGGTGCGTTATGTAATACCTTTGCAAAATGGATTGAGGATGGCAGACGAGAGCCAATTGCGGCGATTGCAAAAGAAATAGAGAACTATATGAGAATAGAAAAAAAGAGTATCGACTAATTGTCGATACTCTTTTAAGCTTGCCGACAGAGTCGCCAAGCTTGGATGAAAGGCATCTTTCATCCAGTTATTTCAATCGGAGCTGACAGATGCTCGTTCGTGCAAGTGGGAAAAGCGTCCCACCTGCTCACACCTGTCCAGAAACCGAAAAGCGTCGTTTCCGGTTTCTGATTCAAATGGAGAACGATGTTCTCCAAACCGTTCCCCGAGTATTAATTAGAGGGGATTAAAAGGATTTCTTGAAGATCAAAAAAGAGTATCGGCTGGTTGCCGATACTCTTTTTTGTAAAATTATTATTCTTCAACGAATTTATCTTCGTTTACATCATCTTCATTTAAATCATCGTCGTTATCTGATTCAAATTCAAATTCTTCATCTTCGAAGTCGTCATCGAAATCATCATCAAAATCTTCAAGATAATCAGGTCTGAAGTGTTTGTATATACCATAGATCAATGCTGCTAAGGCAATGACCCCGCCAATGATCGCTAAGATACAACATACATTACATTTCTTTTCTTCTTCTTTTTTCTTGCCCATAAGTTCGCCCAATTTAACGGCATTCATTAAATCTTCAATTTTGTTCATGGTTGTTCACGACCTTCCTTTTCATTATACGGTTATTATACCACCAGCACTCTGTTTTTACTAATCTTTTTGGACAATCAATTATTAAATAAATTTAATTATTTAATTTTTTTAGTTTGGCAAAGGAAGCTTTCATCTTCTTCTGACCAGAGTTTGTAAAATCTACAGTTACTTCATAATCGCTGCCTTTTTGGACAAGATCAGTTACTAATCCGGTTCCAAATTTTATGTGTTTTACGGTATCCCCGACACCATAGTCAACACCATTAGAAGCACCAGCTGGCTTTGGTTTATCGAATAAAGTAGATGACATTGTTTGGTTCCCGAATCCTTTTTGGATCAAAGGATTTCCGGCAAATGGATTGTTTTTATCTGTTGGAGTCGAACGTTTTCCATATAAGCCATTTGTAATCATATCATTCGTAACGCTCTTCATTCCACCACGTCCATAGTTAGTTGAAATCTGACCCATTGAGGAACGAGCAGGACGAGTCGGTTTCTCATCATAACGACCGATTCTGGAATTGAGAGAGTTAGCAGTCTGTTTAAGTAAATGTCTTGGAATCTCATTTACAAAACGAGATGGTTTATTGAATTGCGTTTCACCACGTACCATACGTTGTCTTGCACAGCTTAGGTGAAGAACTTTCTTGGCTCTAGTAATACCTACATAGCAAAGACGGCGTTCTTCTTCAATCTCAGATTGAGGATCATCTGCGTTGATAGACATGTAACTTGGGAAAATACCATCTTCCATACCACATAGATAAACATATGGGAATTCAAGACCTTTTGCACTATGAAGTGTCATTAGGACTACCATGTCAGCACTTTCTTCTACATTATCTATATCGGCAACTAAGGCAACTTCCTCAAGAAATCCGCTCAAAGTTGGTTCTTCATCACAGTTAGCTTCATAAGAAACAACCTTATTGATCAATTCATTAATGTTATCTAAACGATCTTTGCTTTCTTCGGTTCCTTCTCCTTCTAGTTCAGCTCGGTATCCTGTTGCATCAAGAATTTCATTGATCAGATCTTCCAGATTATATTGAGGATCATGAAGTTTTGATTTTAAAACTTCAATTAAGCTGACAAAAGAAGATACTTTTGCCAAGGCACGACTCATTCCAGGTATGGACTCAGCATGTTTAAGCGCATTATAAAATGTCATTTCATTCTTTAATGCATAGTCAGTGACACGATCAATAGTAGTAAGACCGATTCCACGGCGTGGAACATTGATGACACGACGAACAGCAAGTTCATCTTGTCCATTATCAATCGTCTTTAAATAACAAAGAATATCTTTGATCTCTTTACGTTGGTAGAAGTTGATCGCTCCTACGATCTTATAAGGAATATTACGATAGATTAATTTCTCTTCAAAGATACGTGATTGCGCATTCGTACGATAAAGGATCGCAACATCTTTATAGCAAGCGCCGTTATTTACTTGATTGTAAATATCGCTTACGATCGCTTCGGCTTCTTCATATTCATTGTTATATTGCGTATATTGAATTGGATCACCTTCTTCGTTGGCTGTCCAAAGCGTCTTTTTCTTACGGCCAAAGTTATTTTTGATCACTTCATTGGCGGCATTTAGGATATTCTGAGTAGAGCGGTAGTTTTGCTCTAACTTGATGACTGTTGTATCGGCAAACTGCTTTTCAAAATTTAAGATATTTTGAATATTAGCTCCACGGAATTTGTATATGGACTGGTCATCATCACCTACAACACATAAGTTATGTTCGATTTCGCCAAATTCATTTGTTGTGGAAGCCAATAGACTGATCAGCTTAAATTGTGCCGTATTCGTATCTTGATATTCGTCGACCATGATATATTTAAAGCGTGTCTGATATAAATCTAATACATCAGGGCATGTCTTAAATAATTCAACGGTTTTACAGATTAGATCATCAAAATCAAGTGCATTATTCATTTTTAAACGTCTTTGATATTCTTCATAGATCGAACCATATTTCTTATAGATGTAATCGCCGCCAGCTTCTTTTAAGAAAGTTTCCGGTGACTTTAGTTCATCTTTCGCTTTACTGATCGCCGTCATGATCGCACGTTCTTTGAATGTTTTCGGATCAAGATCGAAGTATTTTACAACGTCTCTTACAAGTGACTTTTGATCATCAGAATCATAAATTGTAAAGTTCTTATCATAACCGAGACGATCAATATGTCGGCGTAAAATACGAACACAAGTAGAGTGGAACGTACTTACCCAGATATTTTCAGAACCATAACCGACAATATTGTCGACACGTTCACGCATTTCTTTTGCGGCCTTATTCGTAAAGGTGATCGCTAATATATTCCATGGGCTGACCCCTTCTTCATCGATCAAATAAGCGATGCGGTGGGTTAGCACACGGGTTTTACCAGAGCCGGCACCTGCAAGGAGTAAAAGAGGTCCCTTGACATGCTTGACTGCTGTTAACTGTTCAGGATTTAAAGTATCATATATACTCATAATTTTTACCGCCTATCTCTATTAAATACAAACATATGTTTATTATAGCAAACTCCCTAGTTATAGACAACCAAAATTGAACATATGTAGAAAAAACTATTTACATGTAGTATTAAATACTATATAATATAATAATGAGGTGATTATGGTGGAAAGTAAAAACGATACGTATATTAAAAAAATACTAAATGATTTAAAATTAATGGATTATATCAAGCCGGGAGAGATTCCGAATATTGACTTATATATGGATCAAGTAACTACTTTCATGGACGAACATTTGTATACTTGCAAACGTTTCGAAGATGATAAGATGCTTACAAAGACAATGATCAATAACTATACGAAGAATAATTTGTTGCCATCACCTAACAAGAAGAAGTATTCGAAAGAGCATATGCTCTTGTTAGTATTTATATATTATTTTAAAAATATCTTGTCGATTAGCGATATTCAGAGTATTTTAAATCCATTGACTGAGAAATATTTCAATAGTGATAATGTGGTTCAATTAGAAGACATTTATTCAGAGGTATTTGGTTTGGAAGAAGCACAGATGGAGAATTTAACAAAAGATGTACTTAAGAAATATATGAAATCATTAAAGACATTTGATCAAGTAGAAGATGAAGAGGAAAAGGAATTTTTAAATAAATTCTCTCTCATCTGTATGTTAAGCTATGATGTATATGTGAAGAAGGCTTTGATCGAGAAGATTATTGATCGTGAGCTGGTTCCATTAAATGAAAAGTTAAAAGAAGAATCGAATCCGAAGAAAAAGGATAAAGACAATAAATAAAAAAAGGAATGTGCTTAGCACATTCCTTTTTTGCTTGTTATGGAATTTACTTTTCAGTAGGTTCCATTTCTTTTTCTCCAATACGTTCGAATACCATATCGTATCCATCATTACCATAGTTTAAAGAACGGTTAACACGGCTGATTGTAGCAGTGCTGGCACCAGTCTTTTCAGCTATTTCTAAATAAGTTTTATGTTCACGAAGCATTTTCGCAACTTCAAAACGTTGAGATAATGATAATAACTCATTGATGGTACAAATATCTTCGAAGAAAACATAACATTCTTCAGGACTATTTAAACTTAAAATCGCGTCAAACAGTAAATCTACTGCAGGCGTTTTAATTTTCTTGTTCATGAAAGAACCTCCTAAATATAATATAACTCTAATTTAATTAGAATTTTTTAACAGTTTACATACTTACTTCAATGCTATTTTACCATTGTAAAGCATTGAAGTAAAGAAAATTATTTCTTAGAATGTAAATAACTAAGAAACTTTTCAGTGTTTGTGTTCATTACTAATTCTTCCGGAAAATCAATTTCTTTTAAAACATCTAGCGCATATTCATAGTTTAAGATATCACCAGTATAATGAGCATCTGAACCAAGTGAGATCGGTACTTCATATTGTTTGCAAAGTGCTACATATTTTAACGCATTCTCACGTGAATTTAAGCGAAATCCGCCAGGTCGAATAGAAGAGTTGTTAACCTCGATCATAACATGATGCTCCTTGGCAGCTTTTACGATCGCCTCATAATCAAGAGGATATTGTCCATCATCAGGATGTCCAATAATATTGACATAAGGATTCTTAATTGCACCAAGAACTGCATTTGTATTCTGCTCGATTGTCCCAGGCTTAATACATGGTCCATGTAAACTTGCAATTCGGATATCTAATTGTTTCATCAACGATTCATCCATATCAACATTTCCATGATAATCTATAATATTGAGTTCAGTTCCAAGTAACAGCTTAACTCCATGCATTTCTCTAGGTATGACCCTAAGATTCTGAAAATAAAATTCATGACAAGTGCCAGGCATTGTCATACTATGTTCTGTTATAGATAAAAGTTCAAGTTGTTTGTCACGAGCAGCCAATACCATTTCGTTGATCGTATTGTAGGCATGACCACTTGCGATAGTATGAGTATGTGTATCCAGAACTAGTTTCATCGTAATCCCTCTTTCTTGAATTTGAAAGTATTAATAACCTAACTAAATTATTATAAGCAATATTCTTTTGATTTGCAAGGAGAATGAAAGTGGAATATAATAGAAAAGAGGTTTTTATGTTAGATTATTAAGAATCGAGCTATGAAATTGTACAAAAGAAAAGGAAATGAGACATGGAAAAAGAACAAAAAAAATATTTTATTGCAATTGTCGCACTATTTGTTGCGGCTTTCTTTTGGGGTTCTGCATTTTGCGTCATAAAAGGAACTCTGGATGCACTAACCCCGTTCTATCTTTTAGCCGTTAGATTTTTACTTGCTGGTGTAATTTTATTACTCTTATTTGCGACGAGATTACAATTTATGACAAAACGCTTGTTCAAACGAGGATTATTACTAGGGATTTTCCTGTTTTTCGAATTTGCATTTTTTACAGTGGGAATTAAATATACGACAGCATCAAAATCTTCGTTTTTACTTGCTTCCTATATTATCATTATTCCACTGATCTACTGGCTAGTAGCAAAAACGAGGCCTACAAAATATGCCTTTGGTGCCTCCGCTACCTGTATGATGGGACTTTGTTTTATCCTATTAGACGATTTAAGCGCCTTAAATAAAGGTGACTTTTACAGCATCATTTGTGCTGTATTCTATGCCATACATATTGTTTATACAAGTAAATTTGTCCGAGATGACGATGGTATCTTATTAAATATGATGCAGATACTAACAGGAGGAATCTGTTCTTTGATCGTTGCACTTATTGCGGAACCATTCCCAAGTGCGGTTCCAGTTTCCGCTTGGGGCGGCATCACGTATCTTGCCATCGGATGTACGATCGCACCTTATGTCTGTAGTATGTTTGGACAAAAATATACAAAAACCTCAACCGCAGCTGTTATTTTGTCTTTTGAAAGTGTATTTGGATGCCTCTTGTCAGCATTGTTATTAGGTGAGAGAGTCAGCTACCGTTTTATCATTGGCGGAGCACTTGTTGTTGCATCCTTCTTTGTATCAGAACGAGAATCGTAAAAAATGGCTATACAATTTCGTTAATCTGTTATAGAATAAGGGACAGGTTAAGTTTTGACATTAATAGGAGGAATTATGAAAAAAGGACAAACTTATGAAGGAATCGTAGAACAATTTGACTTCCCAAACAAGGGTATCGTTTTTTTAGAAGAGGGAAAAGTAATCGTAAAGAATGCTCTTCCTGGTCAAAAAGTTCGTTTTTTAATAAATAAAGCAAGAAAAGGTAAATTTGAAGCACGTTTACTCGAAGTTATCGACCGTTCTCCAATGGAAACACGTCAGGCTCCATGTAAAGATTTCGGTGCATGTGGTGGATGTACGTTCCAGTCAATGCCTTATGAGACACAGCTTGAACTAAAGAAAAACCAAGTGAAGAAATTAATCGACGGCGTTTGCGATGATTATGAATTTGAAGGAATCAAAGGAAGTCCTGTTGAATTCGCTTATCGTAACAAAATGGAATTTTCATTTGGTGATGAAGTAAAAGATGGCCCACTTGCCTTAGGTCTTCATAAGAAAGGAAGTTTTCACGATATCGTGACAGCAGATACTTGTCAGATCGTCGATGAAGATTACAATAAGATTTTAACTTGCGTCTTAACATATTTCCAAGAACGTGGTGTCGGATTCTATAAGAAAATGAGACATGAAGGTTTCCTTCGTCATTTATTAGTACGTCGTGCGGTTAAGACTGGAGAGACTTTGATCAGTCTTGTTACAAGCAGTCAGGAAGAAATGGATCTTACAGAATTAAAAGATGCACTCCTTGCATTAGAACTTTCTGGTAAGGTAGTTGGTATTCTTCACGTGATCAACGATTCTTTAGCGGACGTTGTTCGAAGTGATCGTACTGAGATCCTTTATGGACAAGATTATTTCTATGAAGAATTATTGGGTCTTAAATTCAAGATTTCGACATTCAGCTTCTTCCAGACAAATTCGTTAGGAGCAGAAGTTCTTTATTCGACAGCAAGAGAATATGTTGGAGAAACAAAGGATAAATTGATCTTTGATCTTTATAGCGGAACTGGTACGATCGCTCAGATTCTTGCACCAGTTGCCAAAAAAGTCATCGGTGTGGAAATCGTAGAAGAAGCAGTGGAAGCAGCAAAAGAAAATGCGGCTTTAAATGGTTTAACAAACTGCGAATTTATCGCGGGAGATGTATTAAAAGTTATCGATACAATTGAAGAAAAGCCAGATTTAATCGTGCTTGATCCTCCTCGTGATGGAATTAATCCCAAAGCGCTTACGAAGATCATTGATTACGGAGTAGATCGTTTGGTTTATATCAGCTGTAAACCGACATCTCTTGCAAGAGATCTTGTGATGTTACAAGAGCGTGGATATAAGGTAGAGAAAGTATGTGCTGTTGACATGTTCCCTCAAACTGTACATGTTGAGACCGTATGTTTGCTTAAAAAAGTTAAATAAATTGAATTAAAATGGATTGGAGAAATAAGCTATGTCAATGAAAGATATGGAAAGAATGAAACAGCTTTTAGAAGAAAAGAAAGGGAAATGTAATTTCTTCTATGGTGAGAAAAAGATCGGTGTTGGTAAGGTTCAACAAAGACATAAAAATATCAATACAGATTCTGAAAGAACGAAAAAGATCTCTCAATAGTTGAGAGGAATCTCTCAAGAATGAGAGATAAAGGGATTCTTGATTGCCCACTTTTTTAGGTGAGTAGTCAGGAATCTTTTTTTGTGTATTCATATTGAAAAATTTCCCACCTAAGTGTTATATTGATACAAGATAACTTTGTATTGGGAACTTTGGAGGAGAACATGAGAACGAGAAATGAGCGGAATATGACGAAGGGGACACCGATTAAGGTAATCCTATTATTTGCGATTCCTATTTTACTAGGGAATGTATTTCAACAGCTCTACAATGTGGCAGATACGGCCATTATCGGAAATGTACTGGGTGATCAGGCATTAGCGGCTGTTGGTGCAACTGCAGCCATCTATGGATTGATCATAGGTTTTGCAAATGGAATGACCAATGGATTTTCGGTTGTACTTGCACGATTTTATGGAGCAGGGCAAAAAGAAGAGGTAAAAAAGACCGTAGCGTTAACGATGATCTTAACAACGATGATATCCATCGTACTTACACTGTTAAGTCTTCTTGGTTTAAGGCCATTGCTGCATTTTCTAAATACACCGGATTCGATTATCACGCAGTCTCAGAGGTATCTGTCGATCATATTTGCATTTTCTATCGTTACGATGTTCTATAATATGTTTGCAGGATTGTTGCGTGCCATTGGAAACAGTAAGGTACCTCTATGGGCACTCATTGTATCAACAGTGATCAATATTGTCTTAGATCTCTTATTTGTAAAAGGATTCTCTTGGGGGATTGGCGGAGCGGCCTATGCCACCGTGATTGCACAAGGGGGTTCAGTAATCTTATGTATCTTATACATAAGGCATTTCTGCCCACTATTAGTTGTAAAAAAAGAAGATATTTGTATGGACCGAAAACTAATCATCGAGCTGATGACAACAGGATTGTCTATGGGATTGATGCTTGCTATTGTATCGGTCGGTTCGGTTGCATTACAAAGTGCAGTCAATGGATTTGGAGATAAGATCATCGCGGCACATACCGCAGCAAGAAAGATCGATGATATCTTTATGTTACCGTTAGGTACGTTGAGTATGGCGGCATCTACCTTTGCTAGTCAGAACTTTGGTGCAGGGCGAATGGATCGCGTGAAGCAGGGAATCAAAGCATCTATTCTGCTCGCTTTTATATGGAGTGGAATTTCCTGCATCGTCGTGCTAGCGGGTGGCGGCTTTATGGCAAGGATGCTGACGGGCAGCACAAATAGTATAGTTATAGAAACAGCAGTAAAATATATTACGATCAATATTCCTTTCTTTTTTGTGCTTAGTATCCTATTAATACTACGCAGCAGCTTACAAGGAGTCGGGAAGAAGCTGATTCCTCTAACGGCAAGTATGATCGAGCTGTTAGCAAAATTCATTGCAGTAGGAATGATTACACCGGTCCTTGGTTATTTCGGAGTTTGTATTATAGAACCGATCATTTGGAGTGTATGTTCCATTATTGTAGCAATTGACTTTATTCGATTTATTGAAAAGGCTAGGTAAGAATTCACATTTGTTTCTTCAAAGGGCTAAATTTCAGACTGTAGACAATCACGTTCACTCACCCAGTTTCTATCTTAGTGAGAGGT carries:
- a CDS encoding multi antimicrobial extrusion protein (Na(+)/drug antiporter), MATE family of MDR efflux pumps, with translation MRTRNERNMTKGTPIKVILLFAIPILLGNVFQQLYNVADTAIIGNVLGDQALAAVGATAAIYGLIIGFANGMTNGFSVVLARFYGAGQKEEVKKTVALTMILTTMISIVLTLLSLLGLRPLLHFLNTPDSIITQSQRYLSIIFAFSIVTMFYNMFAGLLRAIGNSKVPLWALIVSTVINIVLDLLFVKGFSWGIGGAAYATVIAQGGSVILCILYIRHFCPLLVVKKEDICMDRKLIIELMTTGLSMGLMLAIVSVGSVALQSAVNGFGDKIIAAHTAARKIDDIFMLPLGTLSMAASTFASQNFGAGRMDRVKQGIKASILLAFIWSGISCIVVLAGGGFMARMLTGSTNSIVIETAVKYITINIPFFFVLSILLILRSSLQGVGKKLIPLTASMIELLAKFIAVGMITPVLGYFGVCIIEPIIWSVCSIIVAIDFIRFIEKAR
- a CDS encoding putative histidinol phosphatase and related hydrolases of the PHP family, with the protein product MKLVLDTHTHTIASGHAYNTINEMVLAARDKQLELLSITEHSMTMPGTCHEFYFQNLRVIPREMHGVKLLLGTELNIIDYHGNVDMDESLMKQLDIRIASLHGPCIKPGTIEQNTNAVLGAIKNPYVNIIGHPDDGQYPLDYEAIVKAAKEHHVMIEVNNSSIRPGGFRLNSRENALKYVALCKQYEVPISLGSDAHYTGDILNYEYALDVLKEIDFPEELVMNTNTEKFLSYLHSKK
- a CDS encoding permease of the drug/metabolite transporter superfamily, producing the protein MEKEQKKYFIAIVALFVAAFFWGSAFCVIKGTLDALTPFYLLAVRFLLAGVILLLLFATRLQFMTKRLFKRGLLLGIFLFFEFAFFTVGIKYTTASKSSFLLASYIIIIPLIYWLVAKTRPTKYAFGASATCMMGLCFILLDDLSALNKGDFYSIICAVFYAIHIVYTSKFVRDDDGILLNMMQILTGGICSLIVALIAEPFPSAVPVSAWGGITYLAIGCTIAPYVCSMFGQKYTKTSTAAVILSFESVFGCLLSALLLGERVSYRFIIGGALVVASFFVSERES
- a CDS encoding RNA methyltransferase, TrmA family encodes the protein MKKGQTYEGIVEQFDFPNKGIVFLEEGKVIVKNALPGQKVRFLINKARKGKFEARLLEVIDRSPMETRQAPCKDFGACGGCTFQSMPYETQLELKKNQVKKLIDGVCDDYEFEGIKGSPVEFAYRNKMEFSFGDEVKDGPLALGLHKKGSFHDIVTADTCQIVDEDYNKILTCVLTYFQERGVGFYKKMRHEGFLRHLLVRRAVKTGETLISLVTSSQEEMDLTELKDALLALELSGKVVGILHVINDSLADVVRSDRTEILYGQDYFYEELLGLKFKISTFSFFQTNSLGAEVLYSTAREYVGETKDKLIFDLYSGTGTIAQILAPVAKKVIGVEIVEEAVEAAKENAALNGLTNCEFIAGDVLKVIDTIEEKPDLIVLDPPRDGINPKALTKIIDYGVDRLVYISCKPTSLARDLVMLQERGYKVEKVCAVDMFPQTVHVETVCLLKKVK
- a CDS encoding His repressor: MNKKIKTPAVDLLFDAILSLNSPEECYVFFEDICTINELLSLSQRFEVAKMLREHKTYLEIAEKTGASTATISRVNRSLNYGNDGYDMVFERIGEKEMEPTEK
- a CDS encoding ATP-dependent DNA helicase UvrD/PcrA — translated: MSIYDTLNPEQLTAVKHVKGPLLLLAGAGSGKTRVLTHRIAYLIDEEGVSPWNILAITFTNKAAKEMRERVDNIVGYGSENIWVSTFHSTCVRILRRHIDRLGYDKNFTIYDSDDQKSLVRDVVKYFDLDPKTFKERAIMTAISKAKDELKSPETFLKEAGGDYIYKKYGSIYEEYQRRLKMNNALDFDDLICKTVELFKTCPDVLDLYQTRFKYIMVDEYQDTNTAQFKLISLLASTTNEFGEIEHNLCVVGDDDQSIYKFRGANIQNILNFEKQFADTTVIKLEQNYRSTQNILNAANEVIKNNFGRKKKTLWTANEEGDPIQYTQYNNEYEEAEAIVSDIYNQVNNGACYKDVAILYRTNAQSRIFEEKLIYRNIPYKIVGAINFYQRKEIKDILCYLKTIDNGQDELAVRRVINVPRRGIGLTTIDRVTDYALKNEMTFYNALKHAESIPGMSRALAKVSSFVSLIEVLKSKLHDPQYNLEDLINEILDATGYRAELEGEGTEESKDRLDNINELINKVVSYEANCDEEPTLSGFLEEVALVADIDNVEESADMVVLMTLHSAKGLEFPYVYLCGMEDGIFPSYMSINADDPQSEIEEERRLCYVGITRAKKVLHLSCARQRMVRGETQFNKPSRFVNEIPRHLLKQTANSLNSRIGRYDEKPTRPARSSMGQISTNYGRGGMKSVTNDMITNGLYGKRSTPTDKNNPFAGNPLIQKGFGNQTMSSTLFDKPKPAGASNGVDYGVGDTVKHIKFGTGLVTDLVQKGSDYEVTVDFTNSGQKKMKASFAKLKKLNN
- a CDS encoding transcriptional regulator, TetR family — translated: MKEHTKKSCFTRTCIAEALLLLMKEKPLKEITVTALVERAGVSRMTYYKYFTSTEEVLEDYLYEMVKKYIREISEREDVGHFHDYVRIQYSFAFFGEYHEFFEILLKSNLYSIIINAVNQFMEEFVLKQVNHTKYELYYYAGALCNTFAKWIEDGRREPIAAIAKEIENYMRIEKKSID